The stretch of DNA TTCCCTTTCAGCTATCATCAAATCCTTGAATCCCTGCATAAGTGCCAGATTGTTTTGGAGCGGCAATACTCAAAAAGGGAAGAATCCAACCAGCCGATGCTGTTTCGCAGCCTTGTTGGAAACAGCGAATCGATAAAGCAGGTGAGGAAACTTATTGCTCAGGTGGCCAACAGTGAAGCCAATGTCCTTATTCTTGGAGAGTCAGGCACTGGAAAGGAAGTGGTCGCAAGAAATATTCATGCGCTTTCGGAACGTGCGGGGAAACCCTTCATTCCAATCAATTGTGGTGCTATTCCTGCTGAATTGCTGGAAAGCGAATTGTTTGGGCATGAAAAAGGCGCATTTACCGGAGCCATTACCTCTCGACAGGGACGATTTGAACTGGCTAATGGGGGTACGCTGTTTCTTGATGAAATTGGCGATATGCCGCTTGCCATGCAAGTAAAACTTTTAAGGGTGCTGCAGGAACGCTGTTTTGAGAGAGTGGGCAGTAATAAAAGCATTGATGTGGATGTCCGCATTCTTGCAGCGACCCATCGTAACCTGGAGCAGGCTATAAAAGAAGGAAAGTTTCGCGAGGACTTATTTTACCGCTTAAATGTGTTTCCCATTGATGTTCCCCCTTTGCGGGCGCGAAAAGAGGATTTGCCCCTGTTAATTAATGAGCTGGTTGCCAGGATTGAGGGAGAGGGTAAATCAGGGGTGCGTTTATTACCCGCCGCTCTTGAGGTTTTGGAACGCTATCAATGGCCTGGTAATGTCAGAGAACTTGCCAATCTGATCGAGCGCTTAAGTATTTTATATCCCAATGGTATTGTTGATACCGGCGACTTACCAAGCCGATTTAAAACAGGTACGCGTTCATCTGGGATAATAGGCTCAGAAAGAGAGACTTTACTGACTATACTTGGCCAAGAGCAGCCACAAACAGCCGACGGTATCGATCTGAAAGAACATCTGGAGAAAACTGAGCTGGCATTGATTAGCCAGGCATTGAACGAATCCGACTGGGTAGTGGCTCATGCGGCAAATTATTTGAATATGCGGCGCACAACCCTGGTAGAAAAAATGAGAAAATATGGTTTAACCCGGCCAGAAAGGCTTCAATCTTGATCGCAGGTATCTAAGCCCACCGCTTAGCGGCAGGCCTTTATCTAATTTTGGTGAATGTCGTTTAGAAAGGGTAATAGGAGGGACGGATTATTCTTTCTCTTCCTTTTTAGTTTCAGCAGCAGTGGCTTCAGTTTTTTTGGTGACGACTGTTTCTGTTTTTGAGCTTACAATTTCTGTTTCTTCAGTTTTATTGGCTGCTTCCGCTTCTTCCCGATGCTTT from Legionella quinlivanii encodes:
- a CDS encoding sigma-54 interaction domain-containing protein codes for the protein MRGKETVFVIDENKERCDKLSVILNFIGKPCSIVSFSTFMQIDDLHGQIAIIGLESEASLELCLRQLAAREPLVPVILIDPPVSQVVSKIRNVIASLYFPFSYHQILESLHKCQIVLERQYSKREESNQPMLFRSLVGNSESIKQVRKLIAQVANSEANVLILGESGTGKEVVARNIHALSERAGKPFIPINCGAIPAELLESELFGHEKGAFTGAITSRQGRFELANGGTLFLDEIGDMPLAMQVKLLRVLQERCFERVGSNKSIDVDVRILAATHRNLEQAIKEGKFREDLFYRLNVFPIDVPPLRARKEDLPLLINELVARIEGEGKSGVRLLPAALEVLERYQWPGNVRELANLIERLSILYPNGIVDTGDLPSRFKTGTRSSGIIGSERETLLTILGQEQPQTADGIDLKEHLEKTELALISQALNESDWVVAHAANYLNMRRTTLVEKMRKYGLTRPERLQS